The following proteins are encoded in a genomic region of Actinomadura sp. NAK00032:
- a CDS encoding YchJ family protein, with translation MATKCPCGSGARYRDCCGRLHRGEGSAETAGELMRSRFSAFAVEDEAYLLRTWHPATRPERIGFDGGTRWTRLDIVREEDGGPADAKGVVEFRAHYLADGRPGEMHEVSRFVRRDGGWVYVRGKIIEPGG, from the coding sequence GTGGCCACTAAATGCCCGTGCGGCTCCGGCGCCCGGTACCGGGACTGCTGCGGCCGGTTGCACCGGGGTGAGGGATCGGCGGAGACCGCCGGGGAGCTGATGCGGTCGCGGTTCAGCGCGTTCGCCGTCGAGGACGAGGCGTACCTGCTGCGGACGTGGCATCCGGCGACCCGCCCGGAGCGGATCGGCTTCGACGGCGGCACCCGCTGGACGCGGCTCGACATCGTCCGGGAGGAGGACGGCGGCCCGGCGGACGCCAAGGGCGTCGTCGAGTTCCGCGCCCACTACCTGGCGGACGGGCGGCCCGGCGAGATGCACGAGGTCAGCCGGTTCGTCCGCCGGGACGGCGGGTGGGTCTACGTCCGCGGCAAGATCATCGAACCGGGCGGCTAG
- a CDS encoding cupin domain-containing protein gives MRVGPDDVATMSFDWGSIKWFVTPSSVEGASSTLGEVIVNPGKGHARHNHPGAEEVIYVISGEATQMVDDGEPFPIGEGDAVHIPKGVWHSTYNTTWRPLRLIVTYTPGGEEKALEGAPDFCRHDPGTVPEWNRA, from the coding sequence ATGCGAGTCGGTCCCGATGACGTGGCGACGATGTCGTTCGACTGGGGTTCCATCAAGTGGTTCGTCACCCCGTCGAGCGTCGAGGGCGCGAGCAGCACGCTGGGCGAGGTGATCGTCAACCCGGGCAAGGGCCACGCGCGGCACAACCACCCCGGTGCCGAGGAGGTCATCTACGTGATCTCCGGCGAGGCGACGCAGATGGTGGACGACGGCGAGCCCTTCCCGATCGGCGAGGGCGACGCCGTCCACATCCCGAAGGGCGTCTGGCACTCCACGTACAACACGACGTGGCGGCCGCTGCGCCTCATCGTGACGTACACGCCGGGCGGCGAGGAGAAGGCCCTCGAAGGCGCCCCCGACTTCTGCCGGCACGACCCCGGCACCGTCCCGGAGTGGAACCGGGCCTAG
- a CDS encoding YciI family protein: protein MKYVLMFVETEEFAKELAAMSDDERQASYEQVAQWFARHAAQITHHGHLQPAHTATTLRLDGPEPMLTDGPFVEGKEVVSGYAEVEVGDLDEALAIARSWPACPIVEVRPLT from the coding sequence ATGAAGTACGTGCTGATGTTCGTCGAGACCGAGGAGTTCGCCAAGGAGCTCGCCGCCATGAGCGACGACGAGCGCCAGGCGTCCTACGAGCAGGTCGCCCAGTGGTTCGCGCGGCACGCCGCGCAGATCACCCACCACGGGCACCTCCAGCCCGCGCACACCGCCACCACCCTGCGCCTGGACGGCCCCGAGCCGATGCTCACCGACGGCCCGTTCGTCGAGGGCAAGGAGGTCGTCAGCGGCTACGCCGAGGTGGAGGTCGGCGACCTGGACGAGGCCCTGGCCATCGCCCGCTCGTGGCCCGCGTGCCCCATCGTCGAGGTTCGCCCGCTCACGTGA
- a CDS encoding GntR family transcriptional regulator, which translates to MTRPAYLRIADDLRQQIVDGRLVPGDRVPSRYKLAGEHGVSDRVAVEAVRLLVSEGYVVSRSGSGTYVRRRPQVRRLTSSWYRANGGRAGSPFRADMEAQGHAGTWLSVSETDKASPDVAERLRIPVGEPVMVTRYTFFAGAQPVMLSTSWEPLDLTWGTPVMMPEEGPQAGAGVVARMRAIGRDVAQATEVVTARTVLTGEAERLRAPMGSIVMVIRRTYTGDRPVETADIVVPADRYELSYTVPVE; encoded by the coding sequence GTGACCAGACCCGCATATCTCCGCATCGCCGATGACCTGCGCCAGCAGATCGTCGACGGCCGCCTGGTCCCGGGCGACCGGGTCCCCTCCCGGTACAAGCTCGCGGGCGAGCACGGCGTCTCCGACCGGGTGGCCGTGGAGGCCGTCCGGCTGCTGGTGTCCGAGGGGTACGTGGTGTCGCGGTCGGGAAGCGGCACGTACGTGCGGCGGCGCCCGCAGGTGCGGCGCCTCACGAGCAGCTGGTACCGCGCCAACGGCGGCCGGGCGGGCTCCCCGTTCCGCGCGGACATGGAGGCGCAGGGCCACGCGGGAACGTGGCTGTCGGTCTCGGAGACGGACAAGGCGTCGCCGGACGTGGCCGAACGCCTCCGCATCCCCGTGGGAGAGCCGGTGATGGTGACGCGCTACACCTTCTTCGCCGGCGCCCAGCCCGTCATGCTGTCCACGTCCTGGGAGCCGCTCGACCTGACGTGGGGCACACCGGTGATGATGCCGGAGGAGGGTCCGCAGGCCGGGGCGGGGGTGGTCGCGCGGATGCGGGCCATCGGGCGGGACGTGGCGCAGGCCACCGAGGTCGTCACGGCGCGGACCGTCCTCACGGGCGAGGCCGAGCGGCTCCGCGCGCCGATGGGGTCCATCGTGATGGTGATCCGGCGCACCTACACCGGCGACCGGCCCGTCGAAACGGCCGACATCGTCGTCCCCGCCGACCGCTACGAACTCTCGTACACCGTGCCCGTGGAGTGA
- a CDS encoding Tm-1-like ATP-binding domain-containing protein: protein MATVVLVGTLDTKGDEYAWLRERLRRLDCDVVLVDAGVGPPQTEADVPAEEVAEAGGASLQALRDAGDRGAAVTAMGEGAAAVLAGLERVDAVLAVGGSGGSSIAARAVRDLPIGVPKLIVSTMAAGDVAPYVGAKDVAMMYSVVDIAGVNRVSRLVLGNAAAAAAGMAKAYAAPAPVMDDRPLVGASMFGVTTPAVEAARERLDELGYEVLVFHATGAGGQALEGLAESGLLAGVLDLTTTELADDLVGGVLSAGPERLTAAGRAGVPQVVAPGALDMVNFGPLATVPERFEGRNLYVHNPTVTLMRTTRDEMAELGRRVAGKLAAATGPAVLFLPLRGVSALDAPGMPFHDPEADEACFAAMEGAVETERLDMNINDPAFGRAMADRLHRLITEGAR from the coding sequence ATGGCGACCGTGGTTCTGGTGGGAACGCTCGACACCAAGGGGGACGAGTACGCGTGGCTGCGCGAGCGGCTGCGCCGGCTGGACTGCGACGTGGTCCTCGTGGACGCGGGGGTCGGGCCGCCGCAGACGGAGGCCGACGTCCCCGCCGAGGAGGTCGCGGAGGCCGGGGGCGCGTCCCTCCAGGCGCTGCGCGACGCCGGGGACCGCGGAGCCGCCGTCACCGCGATGGGGGAGGGCGCGGCGGCCGTCCTCGCCGGGCTGGAGCGGGTCGACGCCGTGCTCGCCGTGGGCGGAAGCGGCGGGTCGTCGATCGCCGCGAGGGCCGTCCGCGACCTGCCCATCGGCGTGCCCAAGCTGATCGTGTCCACGATGGCGGCCGGGGACGTCGCGCCCTACGTCGGGGCCAAGGACGTGGCGATGATGTACAGCGTCGTCGACATCGCGGGCGTGAACCGGGTGTCGCGGCTCGTCCTCGGGAACGCAGCGGCAGCGGCGGCCGGGATGGCGAAGGCGTACGCGGCGCCCGCCCCGGTCATGGACGACCGGCCGCTGGTCGGGGCGTCCATGTTCGGGGTCACCACGCCGGCCGTCGAGGCGGCGCGGGAGCGGCTGGACGAGCTGGGCTACGAGGTGCTCGTCTTCCACGCGACCGGCGCCGGCGGGCAGGCCCTCGAAGGGCTCGCCGAGAGCGGGCTCCTGGCCGGCGTCCTGGACCTCACGACGACCGAACTCGCGGACGACCTGGTCGGCGGCGTCCTGTCGGCCGGTCCCGAGCGGCTCACGGCGGCGGGCCGGGCGGGCGTCCCGCAGGTCGTGGCGCCGGGCGCGCTCGACATGGTCAACTTCGGGCCGCTCGCGACGGTCCCGGAGCGCTTCGAGGGCCGCAACCTCTACGTCCACAACCCGACCGTGACGCTGATGCGGACGACGCGGGACGAGATGGCCGAACTCGGGCGGCGGGTCGCGGGCAAGCTCGCCGCGGCCACCGGCCCGGCCGTGCTCTTCCTGCCCCTCCGGGGCGTGTCGGCGCTGGACGCGCCGGGGATGCCCTTCCACGACCCGGAGGCGGACGAGGCGTGCTTCGCGGCCATGGAGGGCGCCGTGGAGACGGAAAGGCTCGACATGAACATCAACGACCCGGCGTTCGGCCGCGCGATGGCCGACCGGCTGCACCGGCTGATCACCGAGGGGGCGCGGTGA
- a CDS encoding phosphoenolpyruvate hydrolase family protein, producing MNRDTVLFRLRNATAEGKPIIGAGAGTGLSAKCAEAGGVDLIIIYNSGRYRMAGRGSLAGLLPYGDANQIVVEMASEVLPVVKSTPVLAGVCGTDPFRVMPVFLDQLKAMGFAGVQNFPTVGLYDGVFRQNLEETGMGYALEVEMVRLAHERGLVTAPYVFDEDQARAMAEAGADVLVPHVGLTTKGSIGAGTALTLDEAVERVQAMRDAAFAVRPDIVVLCHGGPIAEPEDASYVLSHTEGVVGFFGASSVERLPTERAITEQVAAFKNLEL from the coding sequence GTGAACCGCGACACGGTCCTGTTCCGGCTGCGCAACGCCACCGCCGAGGGCAAGCCGATCATCGGCGCCGGGGCGGGCACCGGGCTGTCCGCCAAGTGCGCGGAGGCCGGCGGCGTCGACCTGATCATCATCTACAACTCCGGCCGGTACCGGATGGCCGGGCGCGGCTCGCTGGCCGGGCTGCTGCCCTACGGGGACGCCAACCAGATCGTCGTGGAGATGGCGTCGGAGGTGCTGCCGGTCGTGAAGAGCACCCCCGTCCTGGCCGGGGTGTGCGGCACCGACCCCTTCCGGGTCATGCCCGTCTTCCTCGACCAGCTGAAGGCGATGGGGTTCGCCGGCGTCCAGAACTTCCCCACGGTCGGCCTCTACGACGGCGTGTTCCGGCAGAACCTCGAAGAGACCGGCATGGGGTACGCCCTGGAGGTCGAGATGGTGCGGCTCGCGCACGAGCGCGGCCTGGTCACCGCCCCGTACGTCTTCGACGAGGACCAGGCGCGCGCCATGGCGGAGGCCGGCGCGGACGTCCTCGTCCCGCACGTCGGGCTCACCACCAAGGGCAGCATCGGCGCGGGCACCGCGCTGACGCTGGACGAGGCGGTCGAGCGGGTGCAGGCCATGCGGGACGCCGCGTTCGCCGTCCGCCCCGACATCGTCGTCCTCTGCCACGGCGGCCCGATCGCCGAACCCGAGGACGCCTCCTACGTCCTGTCGCACACGGAGGGGGTCGTCGGCTTCTTCGGCGCGTCCTCCGTCGAACGCCTGCCGACCGAGCGGGCCATCACCGAGCAGGTCGCCGCCTTCAAGAACCTGGAGCTGTGA
- a CDS encoding ABC transporter ATP-binding protein: protein MTDAPDLAELERRAAERGPVYGEGAHIVCDNLVRIYKTDGVEVVALQGLDLLVDPGELVAIVGASGSGKSTLLNILSGLDVPTAGVARVAGSDLLTMASKERLRFRREQVGFIWQQTSRNLLPYLTAVQNVELPMRFAGRSRRERATRAAELLGMLDVGDCANRRPAELSGGQQQRIAIAVAVANEPKVVLADEPTGELDTATAAGVFAALRRVNEELGTTTVVVTHDAQVSERVDRTIGIRDGRTSVEVRRGGGTAEEYALLDRAGRVQLPAAFTEALDLRDRVRLALESDHVGVWPDREEPHE from the coding sequence ATGACCGACGCACCCGACCTCGCGGAACTGGAACGACGCGCAGCCGAACGCGGGCCCGTCTACGGCGAGGGCGCCCACATCGTCTGCGACAACCTGGTCCGCATCTACAAGACGGACGGCGTCGAGGTCGTCGCGCTGCAGGGCCTCGACCTGCTGGTGGACCCCGGCGAGCTGGTCGCCATCGTCGGCGCGTCCGGCTCCGGGAAGTCGACGCTGCTGAACATCCTGTCGGGGCTGGACGTGCCGACGGCGGGCGTCGCCCGCGTCGCCGGGTCCGACCTGCTCACCATGGCGTCCAAGGAGCGGCTCCGGTTCCGTCGCGAGCAGGTCGGGTTCATCTGGCAGCAGACGTCCCGCAACCTCCTGCCGTACCTGACCGCCGTGCAGAACGTCGAGCTGCCGATGCGGTTCGCCGGGCGGTCCCGGCGCGAGCGCGCCACCCGCGCCGCCGAGCTGCTCGGCATGCTGGACGTCGGCGACTGCGCGAACCGGCGGCCCGCCGAGCTGTCGGGCGGCCAGCAGCAGCGCATCGCGATCGCCGTCGCGGTCGCCAACGAGCCCAAGGTCGTGCTCGCCGACGAGCCCACCGGCGAGCTCGACACCGCCACCGCCGCCGGGGTGTTCGCCGCGCTGCGCCGCGTCAACGAGGAGCTCGGCACCACCACCGTCGTCGTCACCCACGACGCGCAGGTGTCCGAGCGCGTCGACCGGACGATCGGGATCCGCGACGGCCGCACCAGCGTCGAGGTCCGCCGCGGCGGCGGCACCGCCGAGGAGTACGCCCTGCTCGACCGCGCCGGGCGCGTCCAGCTGCCCGCCGCGTTCACCGAGGCCCTCGACCTGCGCGACCGCGTCCGCCTCGCGCTGGAAAGCGACCACGTCGGCGTCTGGCCGGACCGGGAGGAACCGCATGAGTGA
- a CDS encoding RNA polymerase sigma factor, which translates to MTERVNAELTRVLREHAGRLTASLIRTLGDFSAAEDVMQDALETALKRWPAEGIPEHPDAWLLTTARRRGIDLLRRQATYREKLALLQWPVPGEPDDRLKLVFTCCHPALPVPAQVALTLRTVCGLTTGQIAAAFLVPETTVAQRITRAKRKITDARIPYRIPPDGELDERLAQVLAVVYLLFNEGYLTSGGDRPHARDLADDAQWLAESLAWLMPRRPEVLGLLALIRLHQARTPARFDAAGHLVLLRDQDRTAWDREAVKEGIRLIERAAAMRRPGPYQVQAAIVACHAEAPTWDDTDWTQILVLYDMLLGMTRSPVVRLHRAIALRYVQGPEAALAELDPLAKALDGHHLYHATRAELLRDLGRYRDAHTADRRALALTANPAQQALLADRLTWS; encoded by the coding sequence GTGACCGAGAGGGTGAACGCCGAGCTGACCCGCGTGCTGCGCGAGCACGCGGGCCGGCTCACGGCGTCCCTCATCCGGACCCTCGGCGACTTCTCCGCCGCCGAGGACGTCATGCAGGACGCCCTGGAGACCGCGCTGAAGCGCTGGCCCGCCGAGGGCATCCCCGAGCACCCGGACGCCTGGCTGCTCACCACGGCCCGCCGCCGCGGCATCGACCTGCTGCGCCGCCAGGCCACCTACCGGGAGAAGCTCGCCCTGCTCCAGTGGCCGGTGCCCGGCGAGCCCGACGACCGGCTCAAGCTGGTCTTCACCTGCTGCCACCCCGCGCTGCCGGTGCCCGCGCAGGTCGCGCTCACCCTGCGCACGGTGTGCGGGCTGACGACCGGGCAGATCGCCGCCGCGTTCCTCGTCCCGGAGACGACGGTCGCGCAGCGCATCACCCGCGCCAAGCGCAAGATCACCGACGCGCGCATCCCGTACCGGATCCCGCCGGACGGCGAGCTGGACGAGCGCCTCGCCCAGGTCCTCGCCGTCGTGTACCTGCTGTTCAACGAGGGGTACCTGACGAGCGGCGGCGACCGTCCGCACGCCCGCGACCTGGCCGACGACGCGCAGTGGCTCGCCGAGAGCCTCGCCTGGCTGATGCCGCGCCGGCCGGAGGTGCTCGGCCTGCTCGCCCTGATCAGGCTGCACCAGGCCCGCACGCCCGCCCGCTTCGACGCCGCCGGGCACCTCGTCCTGCTGCGCGACCAGGACCGGACGGCATGGGACCGCGAGGCGGTCAAGGAGGGGATCCGGCTGATCGAGCGGGCCGCCGCGATGCGCCGGCCAGGCCCGTACCAGGTGCAGGCGGCGATCGTCGCGTGCCATGCGGAGGCCCCCACCTGGGACGACACCGACTGGACGCAGATCCTGGTGCTGTACGACATGCTGCTGGGCATGACGCGGTCCCCGGTCGTCCGGCTCCACCGCGCCATCGCGCTGCGCTACGTCCAGGGCCCCGAGGCCGCCCTTGCCGAGCTGGACCCGCTCGCCAAGGCGCTGGACGGCCACCACCTGTACCACGCGACCCGCGCCGAACTCCTGCGCGACCTCGGCCGGTACCGCGACGCCCACACGGCCGACCGCCGCGCCCTCGCGCTCACCGCCAACCCGGCCCAGCAGGCCCTCCTGGCCGACCGCCTCACCTGGTCCTGA
- a CDS encoding FtsX-like permease family protein — translation MRGTALRLARAQWAPLAALAVLSLLSALLAVAVPARTAAGYDRAAQAAAGADADIRVEGKARGNEAWAAVPSRAALEANSLTWQQMLPASLRAVAGEPEASATAERMAVEGTFDAPRLLYLGWDLGAMNRLRVVAGTRAVNPATETSGDIRVMVAKEFADRLGYKVGDRMVLRGVTARIAGLYEPVDAADPFWSSRARMLHPVKESLGGDGSQADAGTALMDAGGYSRLARGGGTQFTFSWRFPIRPGAVAADDAAALAADLDALRSAVRGRAGFFSCDVVTVLDDRLGEFAGRLHTARSVLGLAFGGLAAVAAGVLLLAAGLLGERLRPVLGTMRARGASLRQLAGPALGLTALAVVPAALLGYLAGRLLDAGPPQPVSGYATGAVVLAALLLSAAAVWRERGGGLTSVTDRRDDLVSVRPSARRLVLDVLLVVLAVIGVVLLRERGASAGTDPLVAAVPVLLGAALGVLVLRGYPYLLRAAGPFLRRRSGAVAFLGVARASRQSLVGALPLAVLLLAATVAGFTATVDTALRDGQVRASWSDTGGDARIEAGPVDDAALARIRDLPGVTGAVPARIITGVSGGTDPAPMTVVGVDLDAYRELAPGVPGLPSGTGVYLSPLAARSLGSGPVTLGRPGMTPVNVKPAGQIEYFPGQGRGTAFAVVPYKLVAGETGFPSQVFVTGDVDAKALRAAAPGRDVRLRRDVQKAMTEAPLVTVVHETFRDGALIGGAYGLLAVLLVLVVGARARGRTVAHLRAVGLSRRQSRGLALVEIAPVLVCAVGAGWVLGLLLPEITGPVVDLRPYTGGFAVTAHTPGLAALLGLAGALLLAAAAAVAVDRLFDTRPGTALRTGD, via the coding sequence ATGAGGGGCACCGCCCTGCGGCTGGCGCGGGCGCAGTGGGCGCCGCTCGCCGCGCTGGCCGTGCTGTCGCTGCTGTCGGCGCTGCTCGCGGTCGCCGTCCCGGCCCGCACCGCCGCCGGGTACGACCGCGCCGCGCAAGCCGCCGCCGGCGCCGACGCCGACATCCGGGTCGAGGGCAAGGCGCGGGGGAACGAGGCGTGGGCGGCCGTGCCGAGCCGGGCGGCGCTGGAGGCCAACAGCCTCACCTGGCAGCAGATGCTGCCGGCGTCGCTGCGCGCGGTCGCGGGCGAGCCCGAGGCGTCGGCCACCGCCGAGCGGATGGCCGTCGAGGGGACGTTCGACGCGCCCCGCCTGCTCTACCTGGGCTGGGACCTCGGTGCGATGAACCGCCTCCGCGTCGTCGCGGGCACGAGGGCGGTCAACCCGGCGACCGAGACCTCCGGCGACATCCGGGTCATGGTCGCCAAGGAGTTCGCCGACCGGCTCGGGTACAAGGTCGGCGACCGGATGGTCCTGCGCGGCGTCACGGCCCGCATCGCGGGCCTGTACGAACCGGTGGACGCCGCCGACCCGTTCTGGTCGAGCCGCGCCCGCATGCTCCACCCGGTCAAGGAGAGCCTCGGCGGCGACGGGAGCCAGGCCGACGCGGGAACCGCCCTGATGGACGCCGGCGGGTACTCGCGGCTCGCGCGCGGGGGCGGCACGCAGTTCACCTTCAGCTGGCGCTTCCCGATCCGGCCCGGCGCGGTCGCCGCGGACGACGCCGCCGCCCTGGCCGCCGACCTCGACGCGCTCCGGTCCGCCGTCCGGGGCCGCGCCGGGTTCTTCTCCTGCGACGTCGTCACCGTGCTGGACGACCGGCTGGGCGAGTTCGCCGGGCGCCTGCACACCGCCCGGTCCGTGCTCGGCCTCGCGTTCGGCGGGCTCGCCGCCGTCGCCGCCGGGGTGCTGCTGCTCGCCGCCGGGCTGCTCGGCGAGCGGCTCCGGCCGGTGCTCGGCACCATGCGGGCGCGCGGCGCGTCGCTGCGCCAGCTCGCCGGCCCCGCCCTCGGGCTCACCGCGCTCGCCGTCGTTCCCGCCGCCCTGCTCGGCTACCTCGCCGGGCGGCTGCTGGACGCCGGCCCGCCGCAGCCCGTGTCCGGCTACGCGACCGGCGCGGTGGTGCTCGCCGCGCTGCTGCTGTCCGCCGCCGCGGTGTGGCGGGAGCGCGGCGGCGGCCTCACCTCGGTCACCGACCGCCGCGACGACCTCGTGTCCGTCCGGCCGTCCGCGCGGCGGCTCGTCCTGGACGTGCTGCTGGTCGTGCTCGCCGTGATCGGCGTGGTGCTGCTGCGCGAGCGCGGCGCGTCCGCCGGGACCGACCCGCTCGTCGCCGCCGTCCCCGTGCTGCTCGGCGCGGCGCTCGGCGTGCTCGTCCTGCGCGGCTACCCGTACCTGCTGCGCGCCGCCGGGCCGTTCCTGCGGCGGCGCAGCGGCGCCGTCGCGTTCCTCGGCGTGGCCCGCGCGTCCCGGCAGAGCCTCGTGGGGGCGCTGCCGCTCGCCGTCCTGCTGCTGGCCGCGACCGTCGCCGGCTTCACCGCCACCGTCGACACCGCCCTGCGGGACGGCCAGGTCCGCGCGTCCTGGTCGGACACCGGCGGCGACGCGCGCATCGAGGCCGGGCCGGTGGACGACGCGGCGCTGGCCCGCATCCGCGACCTGCCCGGCGTGACCGGCGCGGTCCCGGCCCGGATCATCACCGGCGTGTCCGGCGGCACCGACCCGGCGCCGATGACGGTGGTCGGCGTGGACCTCGACGCCTACCGCGAGCTCGCGCCCGGCGTGCCGGGCCTGCCGTCCGGCACGGGCGTGTACCTGTCGCCGCTCGCCGCCCGCAGCCTCGGGAGCGGCCCGGTGACGCTGGGGCGTCCGGGGATGACCCCGGTCAACGTCAAGCCCGCCGGGCAGATCGAGTACTTCCCGGGGCAGGGGCGCGGCACCGCGTTCGCCGTCGTCCCGTACAAGCTGGTCGCCGGCGAGACGGGCTTCCCGTCCCAGGTGTTCGTCACCGGCGACGTGGACGCCAAGGCCCTGCGCGCCGCCGCCCCCGGCCGGGACGTGCGGCTGCGCCGGGACGTCCAGAAGGCCATGACCGAGGCGCCCCTGGTGACGGTCGTCCACGAGACGTTCCGCGACGGAGCGCTGATCGGCGGCGCCTACGGCCTGCTCGCGGTGCTGCTCGTCCTGGTCGTCGGCGCGCGGGCCCGCGGCCGCACCGTCGCCCACCTGCGCGCCGTCGGCCTCAGCCGGCGGCAGAGCCGCGGCCTCGCGCTCGTCGAGATCGCGCCCGTGCTGGTCTGCGCGGTCGGCGCCGGCTGGGTGCTCGGCCTGCTGCTGCCCGAGATCACCGGGCCGGTCGTCGACCTGCGCCCCTACACCGGCGGGTTCGCCGTCACCGCCCACACGCCCGGCCTGGCCGCGCTGCTCGGCCTGGCCGGCGCGCTGCTGCTCGCCGCCGCCGCGGCCGTCGCCGTCGACCGGCTCTTCGACACCCGCCCCGGCACCGCCCTGAGAACGGGGGACTGA
- a CDS encoding ABC transporter ATP-binding protein yields the protein MSDAMVAVEDLTRVYRTGKIEVPALRGASFSVDAGQLVAIKGRSGSGKTTLLNLIGGLDTPDGGTVRVDGRDVGALPENDLLALRRDHIGYVFQSHGLIPVLSAAENVEVPLRLVKTDPKERDERVRVLLALVGLGDHAAQRPYELSGGQRQRVAIARALANRPRLLLADEPTGQLDSETAAAIMPLLRAVVASEGVTVLVATHDQGLLSEADRVLNLEDGVITEASVPAG from the coding sequence ATGAGTGACGCGATGGTGGCCGTCGAGGACCTGACCCGCGTATACCGGACCGGCAAGATCGAGGTCCCGGCGCTGCGCGGCGCGTCGTTCAGCGTCGACGCGGGGCAGCTCGTCGCGATCAAGGGCCGGTCCGGCTCCGGCAAGACGACGCTGCTCAACCTGATCGGCGGCCTCGACACCCCGGACGGCGGCACCGTCCGCGTCGACGGCCGCGACGTCGGCGCCCTCCCCGAGAACGACCTGCTGGCCCTGCGCCGAGACCACATCGGCTACGTCTTCCAGTCGCACGGGCTGATCCCGGTGCTGTCGGCCGCCGAGAACGTCGAGGTGCCGCTGCGGCTCGTCAAGACGGACCCGAAGGAGCGCGACGAGCGCGTCCGCGTCCTGCTCGCCCTGGTCGGGCTCGGGGACCATGCCGCCCAGCGCCCCTACGAGCTGTCCGGCGGGCAGCGGCAGCGCGTCGCGATCGCGCGGGCCCTCGCCAACCGGCCGCGGCTGCTGCTGGCCGACGAGCCGACCGGCCAGCTCGACTCCGAGACGGCCGCCGCGATCATGCCGCTGCTGCGCGCGGTCGTGGCCAGCGAGGGCGTCACCGTCCTGGTGGCCACGCACGACCAGGGCCTGCTCTCCGAGGCCGACCGCGTCCTGAACCTGGAGGACGGCGTGATCACCGAGGCGTCCGTCCCGGCCGGCTGA
- a CDS encoding VOC family protein encodes MDLTMNTIDIVVSDMDAAIAFYRRLGVEFKTDAAYPGHAGCDLPGGLHLMLDAEDFRGPTVDGWTKPSGSPRNFLAFQAGSPADVDAKYTELTEAGYTGAKEPWDAFWGMRYATVLDPDGNGIDLYAPLPAS; translated from the coding sequence ATGGACCTGACGATGAACACGATCGACATCGTGGTGTCCGACATGGACGCCGCCATCGCCTTCTACCGGCGGCTCGGCGTCGAGTTCAAGACCGACGCCGCCTACCCCGGCCACGCGGGCTGCGACCTGCCCGGCGGGCTGCACCTGATGCTCGACGCCGAGGACTTCCGCGGGCCGACCGTCGACGGGTGGACGAAGCCGTCCGGAAGCCCGCGCAACTTCCTCGCCTTCCAGGCCGGGTCCCCGGCGGACGTCGACGCCAAGTACACCGAGCTGACCGAAGCGGGGTACACCGGAGCCAAGGAGCCGTGGGACGCGTTCTGGGGCATGCGCTACGCGACCGTCCTCGACCCGGACGGCAACGGCATCGACCTGTACGCGCCGCTGCCCGCGAGCTGA
- a CDS encoding potassium-transporting ATPase subunit F, whose translation MTAENAIGLGLAAALILFLVAALLFPERF comes from the coding sequence GTGACCGCGGAGAACGCCATCGGGCTCGGGCTCGCGGCGGCACTGATCCTTTTCCTGGTCGCGGCGCTGCTTTTCCCGGAGCGATTCTGA